The proteins below come from a single Salvelinus fontinalis isolate EN_2023a chromosome 1, ASM2944872v1, whole genome shotgun sequence genomic window:
- the LOC129830083 gene encoding LOW QUALITY PROTEIN: kinesin-like protein KIF20B (The sequence of the model RefSeq protein was modified relative to this genomic sequence to represent the inferred CDS: inserted 2 bases in 1 codon) produces the protein MDTCLDKKPEKVGPIVVEDLRNNLFADFCAIPSAMPQDSVLFEKEHLRVYLRIRPFTTEENESGESQECVSMEPPDTVLLRAPRTSLSTRRQTSHSDGDKPVSQTAQRFQFTQVYGPDTTQRQMFDGTVKRLVRDVLEGGNSIVFTYGVTNAGKTFTFLGPESDGGILPRSLNVIFNSIEGRVYTQNDLKPHRCRDFTRLTKFQQDEETTNKLNLLRLSKESGFLKSTMTSTCRSMILEGSSLSDVSDQGEGDSFCLDVDSHTKYSVWVSFCEIYNENIHDLLEPIPNGSHRRTVLRLSQDIKGNTFVKALKWVQVNNFEEAYKVMKIGKKNQSFSCTKLNNVSSRSHSIFSIRILRIEDVGVPRVHTISELSLCDLAGSERCGRTQNKGVQLKEAGNINTSLLILGKCINTLRLNQQAKFRQNVPFRESKLTHYLQGFFSGRGKACMIVNINQCASMYDETLNVLKFSAVAQKVVVLNIKPVLAIAPKISAREVSLIINNADCKDLWSRRKSSTVAWETTLEDLQEDEDDEEEEESCDEGMAEETILEVREEDKMALEDFNNGQLALVEELKEKLLKEEAEELALESHIREEVTIEFMELFSKMESDYNERLAKEREITEDRVDKRLEILKNLVGKSVSEYASVSCDKETTKEDKVGLLEGIVDTMRDDLARIRRDAEAAQTCLVDLPESPGTVASLRKQVDDLSEELLKAQQQLNVKTNEMSIEMKTLCGQLEEAKETQKFEALMEICREKDNVITKLQEAMDQNSETSTRDRALVDSIKEEILSLKQNCKCMSRDSPSSEEGRKRHADVLEDLDDQPALKKGSLEVEHLILAEELEKLQVECRQKDMTISQLKEVNKATVQKLETVKGEIKRKNEVAEELKRERVSFEQTVQKLSNDLEEQTDCCEAVMASLEKERKETARLSKDNKALVNGIFQLQQTSQKVESSVKILQTELTEQTERSAKLPEELEAARTLLKGLKDKSNEKYQTIESLTLETEPLRKDAEELMVCSAQRNNSKFHDTIDAMKRECEIVVEKSVQKSQRIADLEQELNQVREQLSGQEELCNQLETQWSEAQFNLQGYELENGAYNKIMKSYADLKKVAGHQKEQIVDLEVQVQASGGSSERVAELEKQLTEMEAQCRALQERLEEAQWKLEEVESHEKSKEKVIEDMRLALTEQETTQTEQERILEAKMKEIEALSEELTSLKDGCLQKNTSGAKCSHVLNDCPGQCENVKWKCQRTEESLRLSNEQYESERWLEEKAILMKVANGPEEQKSQCLALELLRGCSEERRCSQLRTEEETLPKQPSEKEESREESGSLVEALKLEMQKLQERKADKASKLRELNEHANFQTQEELDFSEVSTDGSREHRFPKPELEIQFTTLQPNKLNIRRQGEDKSVTGKITRSARKRKSNEMEKDPVESENKHIKLRRDDRVNIQSPTVFCVKADQKKQQTPASLKCKKDGTFQKIGDFIQSSPSLLGSKAKTIMGIVSGRPTEREKDTAVKPKRTKRKLYKTDISSPLDIPSHLILGLDQDEXERNHLIIKRQLRSRTARK, from the exons ATGGATACGTGTTTGGACAAGAAACCAGAGAAAGTGGGACCGATTGTGGTTGAGGATTTAAGAAATAATTTGTTTGCTGATTTTTGTGCAATTCCATCTGCTATGCCACAG GATTCTGTATTATTTGAGAAAGAGCATCTGCGTGTTTACCTCAGGATACGTCCCTTTACCACAGAAGAGAATGAAAGTGGTGAATCTCAG GAATGTGTCTCCATGGAGCCACCAGACACCGTTTTACTCAGGGCACCTAGGACCTCTTTATCAACCAGACGACAAACCAGTCACTCAGACGGTGACAAACCAGTCTCTCAGACAGCCCAGCGATTTCAGTTCACTCAG GTGTATGGCCCTGACACTACACAGAGGCAGATGTTTGATGGCACAGTGAAACGTCTGGTAAGGGATGTTCTAGAAGGAGGGAATTCTATTGTCTTCACATATGGAGTCACCAACGCTGGGAAGACATTCACATTCCTCG GCCCTGAGAGTGATGGTGGAATTTTGCCAAGGTCGTTGAACGTGATCTTCAACAGCATTGAGGGCAGAGTCTACACGCAGAACGACCTCAAACCACATCGATGCAGAGACTTCACCAGGCTCACAAAGTTCCAGCAGGATGAAGAGACTACAAATAAGCTAAACCTCTTGAGACTGTCAAAGGAG AGTGGTTTTCTGAAAAGTACGATGACCTCCACTTGCAGGTCAATGATACTGGAGG GTTCCTCCTTAAGCGATGTCAGTGatcagggggaaggagacagtTTCTGCCTGGATGTGGACTCCCACACTAAATACTCTGTGTGGGTGTCCTTCTGTGAAATCTACAATGAGAATATCCACGACCTACTGGAGCCCATTCCTAATGGGTCACATAGGAGAACCGTCCTTCGGCTGTCCCAGGACATCAAAGGCAACACCTTTGTGAAAG CTCTAAAGTGGGTTCAAGTAAACAATTTCGAGGAGGCGTACAAAGTCATGAAGATCGGAAAGAAGAACCAGAGTTTCTCCTGCACGAAGCTCAACAACGTCTCCAGCAGAAGCCATAGCATATTCTCCATTCGGATCTTGCGTATTGAAGATGTTGGTGTACCCAGAGTCCACACAATTAGCGA gttgtctttgtgtgatcTGGCTGGATCAGAGAGATGTGGAAGGACTCAGAATAAAGGAGTGCAGCTAAAAGAGGCTGGCAACATCAACACCTCATTGCTGATTCTGGGCAAATGCATCAACACTCTGAGGCTCAACCAACAAGCCAA GTTCCGACAAAATGTGCCCTTCAGAGAGAGCAAGCTCACACACTACCTCCAGGGCTTTTTCTCTGGTAGAGGGAAAGCCTGCATGATCGTTAACATCAACCAATGCGCCTCCATGTACGACGAGACGCTCAACGTCCTCAAGTTCTCCGCTGTCGCCCAAAAG GTGGTGGTCCTCAATATCAAACCAGTCCTTGCCATTGCCCCAAAGATATCTGCAAGAGAGGTGTCCCTCATCATCAACAATGCTGACTGCAAAGACCTATGGAGTAGGAGGAAGAGCTCCACGGTGGCTTGGGAAACCACTCTGGAGGATTTGCAGGAAGAtgaggatgatgaagaggaagaggaaagttGTGATGAGGGAATGGCAGAGGAAACCATTCTTGAGGTGAGAGAAGAGGACAAGATGGCACTTGAGGACTTCAACAAT GGCCAGCTTGCTCTGGTGGAGGAACTAAAGGAGAAGCTTCTGAAGGAGGAAgctgaggaattggctttggagtCTCATATCCGTGAAGAGGTCACCATCGAGTTCATGGAGCTATTCTCCAAAATGGAAAGTGATTACAA CGAGCGTCTTGCGAAAGAGAGGGAGATCACCGAGGACAGAGTGGACAAGAGGTTGGAAATCCTGAAAAATTTAGTCGGCAAGAGTGTCAGCGAGTATGCAAGTGTCTCTTGTGACAAGGAAACAACAAAG GAGGATAAGGTAGGGCTGTTGGAGGGGATCGTTGACACTATGCGAGACGACCTGGCTAGAATCAGGAGGGATGCAGAGGCTGCACAGACCTGTCTGGTGGACCTGCCTGAGTCTCCTGGCACTGTGGCCAGCCTGAGGAAGCAGGTGGACGACTTATCAGAGGAGCTCCTCAAGGCCCAACAGCAACTCAACGTCAAAACTAATG AAATGAGCATTGAAATGAAAACATTGTGCGGGCAGCTAGAGGAAGCGAAGGAG ACGCAGAAGTTTGAGGCCTTAATGGAAATCTGCCGTGAGAAAGACAACGTGATAACCAAGCTGCAGGAAGCAATGGATCAGAATAGTGAGACTTCAACTAGGGAT AGAGCCTTGGTTGATTCCATCAAGGAGGAGATCCTGAGCTTGAAACAGAATTGTAAATGTATGAGCCGGGACAGTCCCAGTTCTGAGGAGGGCAGAAAACGCCATGCAGATGTCCTGGAAGACCTTGATGATCAGCCTGCCCTGAAGAAAG ggagtcttgAGGTCGAGCATCTCATTCTGGCAGAAGAGTTGGAGAAACTCCAGGTGGAATGTCGTCAAAAAGACATGACCatttcacagttaaaagaagTAAACAAGGCGACGGTTCAGAAGTTGGAGACGGTCAAAGGAGAGATAAAAAGAAAGAACGAAGTCGCTGAAGAGCTCAAACGTGAGAGGGTTTCATTTGAACAGACTGTCCAGAAGCTCAGCAATGATCTGGAGGAGCAGACTGATTGTTGTGAAGCTGTTATGGCCTcgctggagaaagagaggaaagagacagcAAGGCTCTCCAAAGACAACAAAGCTCTGGTCAACGGCATCTTCCAGCTCCAGCAGACATCACAGAAAGTGGAGTCTTCGGTGAAAATTCTCCAAACAGAACTTACCGAACAGACTGAGAGGTCTGCCAAGCTTCCAGAGGAGCTAGAAGCAGCCAGAACACTCCTGAAGGGTCTTAAAGACAAATCCAATGAAAAATACCAAACCATTGAATCCTTGACTTTGGAAACAGAACCACTCCGGAAGGATGCGGAGGAACTGATGGTCTGTTCTGCACAGAGGAACAACTCCAAGTTCCATGACACCATAGATGCCATGAAGAGGGAGTGTGAGATCGTGGTGGAGAAGTCGGTTCAGAAGAGCCAGCGGATAGCTGACCTGGAGCAGGAGCTCAACCAGGTCAGAGAGCAGCTCTCTGGACAGGAGGAACTCTGCAACCAGCTAGAGACACAGTGGTCGGAGGCCCAATTCAACCTACAGGGCTACGAATTAGAGAACGGGGCTTACAACAAAATTATGAAGAGTTACGCCGACCTCAAAAAGGTGGCAGGCCACCAGAAGGAGCAGATCGTGGACCTGGAGGTGCAGGTGCAGGCCTCTGGAGGCAGCTCTGAGAGGGTTGCAGAGTTGGAGAAGCAGCTGACTGAGATGGAGGCCCAGTGCAGAGCTCTGCAAGAGAGACTAGAAGAGGCTCAATGGAaactggaggaggtggagagtcaTGAAAAGTCCAAGGAAAAGGTGATTGAAGACATGCGCCTTGCACTGACAGAGCAGGAGACGACACAGACCGAACAAGAGCGGATTCTGGAAGCCAAGATGAAAGAGATTGAGGCTTTAAGTGAAG AGCTGACAAGTTTGAAGGATGGCTGCCTACAGAAAAACACAAGCGGTGCCAAGTGCTCTCATGTCCTCAACGACTGTCCCGGCCAGTGCGAGAACGTGAAGTGGAAATGTCAGCGGACCGAAGAGAGCTTGAGG CTGTCTAATGAACAGTATGAGTCGGAGAGGTGGCTTGAAGAGAAGGCCATTCTGATGAAGGTAGCCAATGGGCCAGAGGAGCAGAAGAGTCAGTGCCTGGCCCTGGAGTTGTTGAGAGGGTGTTCAGAAGAGCGCCGCTGTAGCCAGCTGCGGACTGAAGAG GAGACCTTGCCAAAGCAGCCCTCTGAGAAAGaagagagcagggaggagagtGGCTCTCTGGTCGAGGCACTCAAATTAGAGATGCAGAAACTCCAGGAGAGGAAAGCGGACAAAGCGAGCAAGCTCAGGGAGCTCAACGAGCACGCCAACTTCCAAACACAAGAG GAACTGGACTTCTCGGAGGTGTCCACAGACGGCAGCCGAGAGCATCGCTTCCCCAAACCAGAGCTGGAGATCCAATTCACCACTCTGCAACCCAACAAGCTGAACATCCGGAGGCAGGGAGAGGACAAGTCTGTGACCGGCAAAATCACCCGCTCAGCCAGGAAGAGAAAAAGCAACGAGATGGAGAAG GACCCTGTGGAAAGTGAAAACAAACATATAAAGTTGAGGAGGGACGACAGAGTGAACATACAG TCGCCGACCGTGTTCTGTGTAAAAGCAGACCAGAAGAAGCAACAGACCCCAGCAAGTCTGAAATGCAAAAAGGATGGAACCTTCCAGAAGATTGGAGACTTCATCCAAAGTTCCCCAAGTCTGCTCGGAAGCAAAG CTAAGACAATTATGGGGATTGTAAGTGGAAGACCtacagagcgagagaaagacacAGCAGTGAAACCGAAGAGGACCAAGAGGAAACTGTACAAGACCGACATCTCCTCCCCTTTGGACATCCCGTCTCATCTG ATCCTGGGTCTTGATCAAGATGA AGAACGCAACCATCTCATTATCAAGAGACAGCTAAGGTCGAGAACAGCAAGGAAATGA